From Loxodonta africana isolate mLoxAfr1 chromosome 2, mLoxAfr1.hap2, whole genome shotgun sequence, the proteins below share one genomic window:
- the GDNF gene encoding glial cell line-derived neurotrophic factor isoform X3, which yields MPEDYPDQFDDVMDFIQATIKRLKRSPDKQMAVFPRRERNRQAPAANQENSRGKGRRGQRGRNRGCVLTSVHLNVTDLGLGYETKEELIFRYCSGSCDAAENMYDKILKNLSKSRRLVSDKVGQACCRPIAFDDDLSFLDDNLVYHILRKHSAKRCGCI from the coding sequence ATGCCAGAGGATTATCCTGATCAGTTTGATGATGTCATGGATTTTATTCAAGCCACCATTAAAAGACTGAAAAGGTCACCAGATAAacaaatggcagtgtttcctagAAGAGAGCGGAATCGGCAAGCGCCAGCTGCCAACCAGGAGAATTCCAGAGGGAAAGGCCGGAGAGGCCAGAGGGGCAGAAATCGGGGTTGTGTCTTAACTTCAGTACATTTAAATGTCACTGACTTGGGCTTGGGCTATGAAACCAAGGAGGAACTGATTTTTAGGTACTGCAGTGGCTCTTGCGATGCGGCTGAGAATATGTacgacaaaatattaaaaaacttaTCCAAAAGTAGAAGGCTGGTGAGTGACAAAGTGGGGCAGGCATGTTGCAGACCCATTGCCTTCGATGATGACCTGTCATTTTTAGATGATAACCTGGTTTACCATATTCTAAGAAAGCATTCCGCTAAAAGGTGTGGATGTATCTGA